The following are from one region of the Pseudodesulfovibrio piezophilus C1TLV30 genome:
- a CDS encoding NADH-quinone oxidoreductase subunit C, with protein MKGKVIDVTIDTIVGEVMTMKNDGQRLITFSTYQEDESRIGILYHFDKDLEVTHLRLVADMDKPIPSVSGVYFSALLVENEIRDQWNVSFDGLVLDFNRTLYLDPEVTQVPLVSNVKIEPKK; from the coding sequence ATGAAAGGTAAAGTAATTGACGTGACCATTGACACCATTGTCGGTGAGGTCATGACTATGAAGAATGATGGGCAGCGTCTGATCACGTTCTCGACCTATCAAGAGGACGAGAGCAGGATTGGCATCCTGTATCATTTTGATAAGGATTTGGAAGTGACCCACCTGCGACTCGTTGCGGATATGGATAAACCCATCCCCAGTGTGTCCGGGGTCTACTTCTCCGCTCTGTTGGTGGAAAATGAAATTCGTGACCAGTGGAACGTCTCCTTTGACGGCCTGGTTCTTGACTTTAATCGTACGCTCTATCTTGACCCCGAGGTCACCCAGGTTCCGCTGGTGTCCAACGTCAAGATCGAGCCGAAAAAATAG
- a CDS encoding NADH-quinone oxidoreductase subunit B family protein, translating into MFGSFIKKSRAKSPWIMHYDCGSCNGCDIEVLACLTPLYDVERFGIINVGNPKHADVLLVTGTVNHRNKKVLKNIYDQMPEPKAVIAIGACGNTGGVFREAYNVVGGVDKVIPVDVYVPGCPAKPEAIIDGVVVGLGKFAQKVEEAG; encoded by the coding sequence ATGTTCGGTTCATTTATCAAGAAATCTCGCGCCAAGTCCCCGTGGATCATGCACTATGACTGCGGAAGCTGTAACGGCTGCGATATCGAGGTCCTGGCTTGCCTGACTCCGCTTTACGATGTGGAGCGGTTTGGTATTATCAATGTCGGTAACCCCAAACACGCTGATGTGCTTCTGGTTACCGGCACGGTCAACCATCGCAATAAAAAGGTGCTCAAAAACATCTATGACCAAATGCCCGAGCCAAAGGCCGTCATCGCCATAGGCGCTTGTGGTAATACCGGCGGTGTTTTTCGCGAGGCCTACAACGTCGTTGGCGGCGTTGACAAGGTTATTCCCGTGGATGTCTACGTTCCCGGTTGTCCGGCCAAGCCCGAAGCCATTATTGACGGCGTTGTCGTCGGTCTTGGCAAGTTCGCGCAAAAAGTGGAAGAAGCCGGCTAG
- a CDS encoding hydrogenase large subunit: MATTVIPFGPQHPVLPEPVHLTLKVEDEIVKEAIPALGYVHRGLEKLADIRDFRQMIQVCERVCGICSMIHAVCYSQAVEELMGVEIPKRAEMLRVIWSELHRTHSHLLWLGLFADAFGFEALFMQFWKIRERIMDINEATTGSRVIVSVNVIGGVRADLSPDQIRWILSEVDIVEKEVRALQDTIMNDYSVKARTVGVGVLTKEQAWELGAAGPMLRGSGVAQDMRMLGYGGYSEIDFEPMVEMAGDCWARSTVRFRECLQSMDLVRQAISKLPEGELNVKVKGNPPEGEAFMRVEQPRGECMYYIKGNGTKHLDRLRIRTPTFANIPPLLATLPGCELADVPVIVLAIDPCISCTER, translated from the coding sequence ATGGCAACTACCGTAATTCCCTTCGGTCCTCAGCATCCTGTCCTGCCTGAGCCAGTGCATCTGACGCTCAAGGTTGAGGACGAGATCGTCAAAGAGGCCATTCCGGCTTTGGGCTATGTCCATCGCGGGTTGGAGAAATTGGCTGATATCCGTGATTTCAGACAGATGATTCAGGTCTGTGAGCGCGTGTGCGGGATTTGTTCCATGATCCACGCTGTGTGCTATTCCCAGGCTGTCGAAGAGCTTATGGGGGTCGAGATTCCCAAGCGTGCAGAAATGCTGCGGGTCATTTGGTCCGAGCTGCACAGGACCCATTCCCATTTGCTTTGGTTGGGACTTTTTGCCGATGCATTCGGTTTTGAAGCTCTCTTCATGCAGTTCTGGAAGATTCGTGAACGGATTATGGATATCAATGAAGCGACGACAGGAAGTCGTGTGATCGTGTCCGTCAATGTCATTGGCGGAGTGCGTGCCGACTTGTCGCCCGACCAGATCCGATGGATTCTATCCGAAGTCGATATAGTGGAAAAGGAAGTCCGCGCTCTTCAGGATACCATCATGAATGATTATTCGGTCAAGGCCCGGACCGTTGGCGTGGGCGTTCTGACCAAGGAGCAGGCCTGGGAACTGGGTGCAGCCGGTCCTATGCTGCGTGGTTCCGGGGTTGCGCAGGATATGCGCATGCTCGGTTATGGCGGCTATTCCGAGATCGATTTCGAACCCATGGTGGAAATGGCTGGCGATTGTTGGGCACGTTCCACTGTGCGTTTTCGTGAATGCCTGCAATCCATGGACCTGGTTCGTCAAGCTATCAGCAAGCTCCCCGAGGGCGAGTTGAACGTCAAGGTGAAAGGGAACCCGCCCGAAGGAGAAGCGTTCATGCGTGTTGAACAGCCTCGTGGCGAGTGCATGTACTATATCAAAGGTAACGGTACCAAGCATCTGGATCGACTGCGTATTCGAACCCCCACATTTGCCAATATCCCGCCGCTTCTGGCAACGCTGCCCGGCTGCGAATTGGCTGATGTGCCGGTTATCGTCCTTGCCATCGACCCGTGCATCAGTTGCACCGAACGCTAA
- a CDS encoding 4Fe-4S binding protein, whose amino-acid sequence MLFTPTVLKNLIRKPATRNYPSEVREPFSKYRGELIIDIDSCIFCGTCSRKCPSQCITVTKPEATWECNPHACVYCGVCVDNCPTKCLSMKNVHRKPMTERITWIEKGTLPKPKKKASAPKVKDAAAKDTAYPEKKADAQTTGNDVKPVTKKGGMKAAQKKS is encoded by the coding sequence ATGCTGTTTACACCCACTGTCCTTAAGAACCTGATCAGGAAACCGGCGACTAGGAACTATCCCTCCGAGGTCCGGGAGCCTTTTTCCAAATATCGGGGTGAATTGATCATAGACATTGATTCATGCATCTTTTGCGGGACCTGTTCTCGCAAATGCCCGAGTCAGTGCATAACGGTCACCAAGCCGGAAGCCACATGGGAGTGCAACCCGCACGCATGTGTTTACTGTGGTGTTTGCGTGGATAATTGCCCGACCAAGTGCCTTTCCATGAAAAATGTTCATCGTAAACCGATGACGGAACGCATTACATGGATTGAGAAAGGAACGCTTCCAAAACCGAAGAAAAAGGCATCGGCTCCGAAAGTAAAGGATGCTGCGGCCAAGGATACGGCTTATCCCGAGAAGAAAGCCGATGCACAGACAACGGGAAATGACGTCAAACCCGTGACCAAAAAAGGCGGTATGAAAGCCGCTCAGAAAAAGAGTTGA